One window from the genome of Leptospira perdikensis encodes:
- a CDS encoding DUF6428 family protein gives MKTLTWKDFKTNLDLYPELHLEFEYGKNQTIFPNYHITEFKLANIQSVDCGGKSDSWTEIILQVLEPKVEKDTDSMTLAKVSSILKKVTTSMVIPEDATLRIEFGNEETAMRQYFVSEMQPKDRSLLIQLKDGKTECKANISCGLPKDIVTFPKLEKTNTSCCTPKETTENVIEPASCC, from the coding sequence ATGAAAACGCTTACATGGAAAGATTTTAAAACTAATTTAGATTTATATCCAGAACTTCACTTAGAATTTGAATATGGAAAAAACCAAACTATATTTCCTAATTACCATATTACCGAATTCAAACTGGCAAACATCCAATCGGTGGATTGTGGTGGAAAGTCTGATTCTTGGACGGAGATCATTTTACAAGTATTAGAACCAAAAGTAGAAAAAGATACCGATTCGATGACACTTGCTAAAGTAAGCTCCATTCTAAAAAAAGTAACAACTTCAATGGTGATTCCAGAAGATGCTACATTAAGAATTGAATTTGGTAACGAAGAAACGGCAATGCGACAGTATTTTGTATCTGAGATGCAACCAAAAGATCGATCCTTACTCATCCAACTAAAAGATGGAAAAACAGAATGCAAAGCTAACATTAGTTGCGGATTACCAAAAGATATCGTTACTTTTCCAAAATTAGAGAAAACAAATACTTCTTGTTGTACACCGAAAGAAACTACAGAAAACGTAATTGAACCAGCAAGTTGCTGTTAG